A DNA window from Boseongicola sp. contains the following coding sequences:
- a CDS encoding iron chelate uptake ABC transporter family permease subunit, whose translation MLTEALFFQLGYNATLVTLGATLLGIAAGVTGTFLLFRKRALVSDAISHATLPGVALAFIVMVSFGMDGRNLPGLLVGSAVTAALGLFAVQWLSTRTRLTEDAAIGAVLSVFFGFGIVLLTVIQTMNSGRQAGLESFLLGSTAGMLYADALLIAVGGAVSLILVAIFRRPMTIAAFDPEFARATGINLDRTDLIMMGLVMGVTVIGLKMVGLILIVALLIIPPVAARFWSDRADRVVLIAGALGGISGWFGAGASAVAPNLPTGPIIVLTAFGLFAASMLLAPGRGLIVALINHRRFQKGVHIRQGLVALAQGHPIYEPLTIRLLQRAGLARADGVPTEDGKARAAKVLRDEKRWEIARADPALEMAAARYDGLTRIEEVLTGDQITEIDRRIGPPAGVTS comes from the coding sequence ATGTTAACCGAGGCTCTGTTTTTTCAGCTTGGCTATAACGCCACGCTGGTGACGCTTGGCGCGACCCTGCTAGGGATCGCCGCCGGGGTCACGGGCACTTTCCTGTTGTTTCGCAAACGCGCGCTGGTCAGTGATGCCATCAGCCATGCAACTCTGCCGGGCGTCGCGCTGGCATTCATCGTCATGGTTAGTTTCGGCATGGACGGGCGCAACCTGCCAGGGTTGCTGGTCGGCTCGGCAGTGACCGCCGCGCTTGGCTTGTTCGCCGTCCAGTGGCTTTCGACCCGTACCCGTCTGACCGAAGATGCCGCCATCGGCGCAGTCCTGTCGGTGTTCTTCGGTTTCGGCATCGTTTTGCTGACCGTCATCCAGACCATGAACTCAGGCCGCCAGGCCGGACTAGAGAGTTTCCTTTTAGGCTCAACCGCCGGAATGCTATACGCCGATGCCCTGCTGATCGCCGTGGGCGGCGCGGTGTCGCTAATACTGGTCGCCATCTTCCGCCGCCCCATGACAATCGCGGCCTTCGACCCCGAGTTTGCCCGCGCCACTGGTATCAATCTGGATCGCACCGATCTTATCATGATGGGCCTGGTGATGGGCGTGACAGTGATCGGGTTGAAGATGGTCGGGTTGATCCTGATTGTTGCCCTTCTGATCATCCCCCCGGTCGCTGCCCGATTCTGGAGCGACCGCGCCGACCGTGTCGTTCTGATCGCAGGCGCTTTGGGCGGCATCTCGGGTTGGTTCGGGGCCGGGGCATCGGCCGTTGCACCCAATTTGCCGACCGGGCCGATTATCGTGCTTACCGCGTTCGGCCTGTTTGCAGCGTCCATGTTGCTGGCACCGGGCAGGGGCCTGATCGTAGCGCTGATCAATCACCGGCGGTTCCAGAAGGGCGTGCACATCCGTCAGGGTCTTGTAGCATTGGCACAGGGCCACCCGATCTACGAGCCCCTGACGATCCGCCTGTTGCAGCGTGCCGGTTTGGCACGCGCCGACGGTGTGCCGACGGAAGATGGCAAAGCCCGCGCCGCCAAAGTTCTGCGCGACGAAAAGCGGTGGGAGATTGCCCGCGCCGATCCCGCACTTGAGATGGCAGCGGCCCGCTATGATGGTCTGACACGTATCGAAGAAGTGCTGACCGGCGACCAGATCACCGAGATCGACCGCCGCATCGGCCCACCCGCCGGGGTCACATCATGA
- a CDS encoding potassium transporter, producing MEGFLFQAVIYLLAAVIAVPLAVRLGVGSVLGYLLAGIMIGPILGLVADTTYLQHFAEFGVVLMLFLIGLELSPRALWDMRHRLLGLGGLQVTVTMLAVATVCIYAFGLAWQTALAVSMIFALSSTAIVLQTLTKKRLMQTGGGRASFSILLTQDIAVIPMLAFLPLLAVSNVRRFFTEHDPSSNGTETAGSHGASDGHGAAGTEAAQAFIESLPAWGVTLVTVGAIVAIILFGVFATGPLFRFVHFAKLRELYTAFALLIVIGIAFLMTLVGLSPALGTFLAGVVLANSEFRHELESDIAPFKGLLLGLFFITVGAGINFEILFADPFIIIGFTLLIMFGKGAILYLLAVSFRLKGRDKWLFTLGLAQAGEFGFVLISFSLQQSVLGPALAERLLLIVALSMLLTPLAFIAYERLQHRMSGDVKEKPEADEIDETQPIIIAGIGRFGQVVNRLLMLAGFRAVVLDHNLEAIQTMRRFGIKGFFGDPTRPELLHAAGLKDARVLVVAVDDKQAAINLVTYARAQRPDLHIVARAHDRVHTYQLYAAGANDIVREMFDSSLRAGRYALENMGLTDIESSRIEHFFYRKDREGLRELAEMWDPAIPVSENPAYVERAKELNAELETALVSHLDEIDIAPVTIRVPEDDAGVTEATDASEAAATESDADGDAPEEPDTKSG from the coding sequence ATGGAAGGCTTTCTGTTCCAAGCTGTAATTTACCTTCTGGCCGCCGTCATAGCAGTGCCACTTGCGGTGCGATTGGGCGTGGGGTCTGTGCTTGGGTATTTGCTTGCCGGCATCATGATCGGGCCGATCCTGGGGTTGGTGGCCGACACCACCTATCTGCAACATTTCGCCGAGTTTGGCGTGGTGTTGATGTTGTTCCTGATCGGGTTGGAGCTGTCGCCGCGCGCGCTTTGGGACATGCGTCATCGCCTGCTTGGGCTTGGCGGATTGCAGGTGACTGTTACGATGCTGGCGGTGGCCACCGTGTGCATCTATGCCTTCGGGCTGGCCTGGCAGACGGCGCTGGCCGTTTCGATGATTTTCGCATTATCTTCGACCGCTATCGTTCTGCAAACACTGACAAAAAAACGTTTGATGCAAACTGGCGGCGGGCGCGCCAGTTTCTCGATATTGCTGACACAGGACATCGCCGTCATCCCGATGCTGGCTTTTCTACCGCTCTTGGCCGTCTCGAACGTCCGCCGTTTTTTCACCGAACACGACCCGTCCAGCAACGGCACCGAAACCGCTGGCAGCCATGGTGCCAGCGACGGACATGGTGCCGCTGGCACTGAAGCCGCCCAGGCCTTTATCGAGTCGTTGCCCGCCTGGGGTGTGACGCTGGTAACTGTCGGCGCGATCGTGGCCATTATCCTGTTTGGTGTCTTTGCCACCGGACCCCTGTTCCGCTTCGTTCATTTCGCAAAACTGCGCGAGCTTTACACAGCCTTTGCCCTGCTGATCGTCATCGGCATTGCCTTTTTGATGACACTTGTCGGCCTGTCTCCCGCGCTTGGCACCTTTTTGGCGGGCGTGGTTCTGGCCAACTCAGAGTTCCGGCACGAACTTGAAAGCGACATTGCGCCCTTCAAGGGGCTTTTGCTTGGGCTGTTTTTCATCACCGTTGGCGCGGGCATCAATTTCGAGATCCTGTTTGCCGATCCGTTCATCATCATTGGCTTCACCCTGCTGATTATGTTCGGCAAAGGTGCGATCCTGTATCTTCTGGCGGTTTCGTTTCGCCTAAAGGGCAGAGATAAATGGTTATTCACTCTCGGATTGGCGCAGGCCGGTGAATTCGGTTTTGTATTGATTTCGTTCTCGTTACAGCAATCGGTGCTGGGCCCGGCGTTGGCCGAGAGATTGCTGCTGATTGTTGCCCTGTCCATGCTTTTGACGCCCCTGGCTTTCATCGCATATGAACGATTGCAACACCGCATGTCCGGCGACGTGAAAGAAAAGCCGGAAGCCGATGAAATTGATGAAACCCAGCCGATCATTATCGCAGGCATTGGCCGGTTTGGTCAGGTCGTGAACCGGCTGTTGATGCTGGCAGGTTTCCGCGCTGTGGTGCTGGACCACAATCTGGAAGCGATCCAGACCATGCGGCGATTTGGGATCAAGGGTTTCTTTGGTGATCCGACCCGCCCAGAGCTTCTTCATGCTGCTGGACTGAAAGACGCGCGAGTTCTGGTTGTGGCTGTTGACGACAAGCAGGCAGCCATCAACCTGGTCACCTACGCGCGGGCACAGCGCCCAGACCTGCACATTGTGGCGCGGGCGCATGACCGGGTGCACACTTATCAACTGTATGCCGCAGGCGCGAATGACATTGTGCGCGAGATGTTTGACTCGTCATTGCGTGCGGGCCGCTATGCGCTTGAAAACATGGGCCTAACAGACATCGAATCCTCGCGGATCGAACATTTCTTCTATCGCAAAGACCGCGAAGGGCTGCGCGAACTGGCCGAGATGTGGGACCCCGCCATCCCGGTCAGCGAAAACCCGGCCTATGTCGAACGGGCGAAAGAACTGAACGCTGAACTGGAAACCGCACTGGTTTCGCATTTGGACGAAATAGATATTGCTCCGGTGACAATTCGGGTTCCAGAAGATGATGCCGGAGTCACCGAAGCAACGGACGCAAGTGAGGCTGCGGCAACAGAATCCGATGCCGACGGCGATGCACCTGAAGAACCAGATACGAAATCGGGTTAG
- a CDS encoding metal ABC transporter permease, whose protein sequence is MNAEEFVALSLTPLLIGCLAAVACALPGNFLVLRRQALIGDAISHVVLPGIVAAFLIAGSISTVPMLLGAAGAAVLAVAMIEGIQRFGRIEPGAAMGVTFTTLFAAGVLLLEMTDTSGVHLDVEHALYGSLESLIWLDATGWGSLLDSAALAGLPPELFRISIVLVGILALLAIFWRPLAISTFDESFAATLGLPVTAISLGLVIVSALAAVAAFDAVGSIIVIAMFICPPAAARLMTNRLGAQVWWSVAFALISAIAGYVLAGFGPLWIGGENAVSAAGMIATVSGVILAIAALTGPERRAAN, encoded by the coding sequence ATGAACGCCGAAGAATTCGTCGCCCTCAGCCTGACACCGCTTCTGATTGGCTGCCTTGCCGCCGTCGCCTGCGCACTTCCCGGCAACTTTCTGGTCCTGCGCCGCCAAGCCCTGATCGGCGACGCCATCAGCCATGTTGTGCTGCCGGGGATCGTCGCCGCTTTCTTGATCGCCGGGTCCATCTCGACCGTGCCGATGCTTCTAGGCGCGGCAGGGGCGGCCGTTCTGGCGGTGGCGATGATCGAAGGCATCCAACGTTTTGGGCGCATCGAGCCGGGGGCCGCCATGGGCGTAACTTTCACCACACTGTTTGCTGCCGGGGTCTTGCTGCTGGAAATGACGGACACATCGGGCGTTCATCTGGACGTCGAACACGCGCTCTACGGCAGTCTGGAAAGCCTGATCTGGCTGGATGCCACTGGTTGGGGATCATTGCTGGACAGCGCGGCTCTGGCCGGATTGCCGCCCGAGTTGTTCCGCATTTCGATTGTTCTGGTCGGCATCCTGGCGCTGCTTGCCATCTTCTGGCGACCCCTCGCAATTTCCACGTTCGACGAAAGCTTCGCGGCAACGCTGGGCCTGCCGGTCACGGCAATCTCTCTGGGTCTGGTCATCGTCTCCGCCTTGGCAGCGGTCGCGGCGTTCGATGCCGTTGGATCAATCATCGTGATCGCTATGTTCATCTGCCCACCGGCAGCTGCGCGGCTGATGACCAATCGGCTTGGTGCGCAGGTCTGGTGGTCTGTGGCCTTCGCCTTGATCTCGGCCATTGCGGGCTATGTGCTGGCGGGCTTCGGGCCGCTTTGGATTGGCGGCGAAAACGCTGTCAGCGCGGCAGGAATGATCGCGACCGTTTCGGGCGTCATCCTGGCTATTGCGGCGCTGACTGGTCCCGAACGTCGGGCCGCTAACTAA
- a CDS encoding sulfate ABC transporter substrate-binding protein, which produces MLAAVPALAEELKVAVTTSFYNSGLSDVLLPEIKADTGLDVQLIIVGTGQAIRLGKAGDVDAILVHSRAAEEAFVAEGHGTHRREIMYNDFVLIGPADDPAGVAAVSNVVEALAAIADAKAPFASRGDDSGTHKREVSLWAQADVVPIGGWFRELGAGMGAALNTAASMNAYILADRASWLNFGNRGDLALLFEGDPALFNQYAFLPADPDMHSHVNIEAAIKLEEWLVSAKGQALIGSYEIDGETLFTPNAKGDGG; this is translated from the coding sequence ATGCTGGCAGCCGTTCCCGCTTTGGCCGAAGAGTTGAAAGTGGCCGTCACCACGTCGTTTTACAATTCCGGTTTGAGCGATGTTCTGCTACCTGAAATCAAGGCCGATACCGGGTTGGATGTGCAACTGATCATTGTAGGAACAGGGCAGGCGATCCGTCTGGGCAAGGCGGGGGATGTGGATGCAATTCTGGTGCATTCGCGCGCGGCTGAAGAGGCTTTTGTGGCCGAAGGTCATGGCACCCATCGTCGCGAGATCATGTATAACGATTTCGTCCTGATTGGCCCGGCGGACGATCCAGCGGGGGTGGCTGCAGTTTCCAACGTTGTCGAAGCGCTTGCCGCTATCGCCGACGCTAAGGCCCCATTTGCAAGTCGTGGCGACGACAGCGGAACCCACAAGCGCGAGGTTTCTCTTTGGGCGCAGGCTGACGTAGTGCCGATTGGCGGTTGGTTTCGCGAGCTAGGAGCTGGGATGGGAGCGGCGCTGAACACGGCCGCTAGTATGAACGCCTATATCCTTGCCGACCGGGCGAGCTGGCTGAATTTTGGCAACCGGGGCGATCTGGCGCTGCTGTTTGAAGGTGATCCGGCGCTGTTCAATCAATATGCGTTTCTGCCTGCGGATCCGGACATGCACAGCCACGTGAACATCGAAGCCGCCATCAAACTGGAAGAATGGCTGGTTTCGGCAAAGGGGCAGGCCCTGATCGGCAGCTATGAGATTGACGGGGAAACATTGTTCACACCAAATGCAAAAGGCGATGGAGGGTAA
- a CDS encoding ATP-binding cassette domain-containing protein, whose protein sequence is MNAEIRIAGAEAVEAEAGQVAASPLAIRGLTVSYDQKPAVFSVDATFRAGRMTAIIGPNGAGKSTLLKAALGLIAPLSGQVTVFGQPMADAMHRIAYVPQRASVDWDFPVRVMDVVLMGLFRQVGLLGRMSGAHRKAAMACLDRVGMADFADRQIGQLSGGQQQRVFLARALAQDADLYLLDEPFAGVDAATERAIIGVLKSLRDEGKTVVAVHHDLSTVPDYFDDVLMLNVRKISEGTVAEAFTDSALEIAYGGRLAAARMDGMAATG, encoded by the coding sequence ATGAACGCAGAAATCCGCATAGCAGGGGCCGAAGCGGTCGAAGCCGAAGCAGGCCAGGTCGCGGCCAGCCCATTGGCCATTCGCGGCCTGACGGTGTCGTACGATCAAAAACCCGCAGTATTCTCAGTAGACGCCACCTTCCGTGCAGGTCGGATGACGGCGATTATCGGCCCCAACGGTGCCGGCAAATCCACGCTGTTAAAGGCCGCCTTGGGTCTGATTGCGCCACTGTCGGGACAAGTGACCGTCTTTGGTCAGCCGATGGCAGATGCCATGCACCGCATCGCCTATGTGCCGCAGCGCGCCAGCGTTGACTGGGATTTCCCGGTGCGAGTGATGGATGTCGTTCTGATGGGACTGTTCCGTCAAGTTGGACTGCTTGGCCGGATGTCCGGCGCGCATCGCAAGGCGGCTATGGCCTGTCTCGATCGCGTCGGCATGGCTGATTTTGCGGATCGCCAGATTGGTCAATTGTCCGGTGGTCAGCAGCAACGGGTTTTCCTGGCACGCGCTTTGGCGCAGGATGCGGACCTTTATCTTCTGGACGAACCCTTCGCCGGGGTCGATGCCGCGACCGAGCGTGCAATCATTGGTGTTCTGAAATCCCTGCGTGACGAGGGCAAAACCGTCGTCGCCGTCCACCATGATCTGTCCACCGTGCCAGACTACTTCGACGATGTGCTGATGCTGAACGTGCGCAAGATCAGCGAAGGCACTGTCGCTGAAGCCTTCACCGACTCAGCCCTCGAGATCGCCTATGGCGGTCGCCTTGCTGCGGCCCGGATGGATGGCATGGCGGCAACCGGCTGA
- a CDS encoding manganese transporter yields the protein MVLNRRNMIAGLGGSLLVATAAPRAIAQGAAMKVVATTGMIADAARRVGGDLVEVQALMGPGVDPHAYRQTRTDILAMARADLVLWNGIYLEAQMQDFLTDLGRKTSVVPVGEAVPADERVLHDTYADQFDPHVWMDPTLWKHVTLAIRDAMSISAPDNVDVFAANASAYLKEIDALAVYAEGILSSVPESARVLITAHDAFNYFGRAYGFEVVGIQGISTESEAGVNRISTLVDTIVDRQISAVFVESSVSDRSIRALAEGAAAKGHDLKIGGELFSDAMGQPGTYEGTYVGMIDHNATIIASALGGDAPVRGMNGRLSAGS from the coding sequence ATGGTTTTGAACCGCCGCAATATGATAGCCGGACTGGGGGGTAGCTTGTTGGTTGCCACTGCTGCTCCGCGCGCGATTGCCCAGGGTGCGGCCATGAAAGTGGTCGCCACGACCGGCATGATTGCCGATGCCGCACGGCGTGTTGGCGGTGATCTGGTTGAGGTTCAAGCGTTGATGGGGCCGGGCGTGGATCCCCATGCATACCGCCAAACCCGCACCGATATTCTGGCTATGGCGCGTGCTGATCTGGTGCTGTGGAACGGCATCTATCTTGAGGCTCAGATGCAGGATTTCCTGACCGATCTGGGGCGCAAAACCTCGGTCGTGCCTGTGGGCGAAGCTGTGCCAGCAGATGAACGCGTCTTGCACGATACATATGCCGATCAATTCGACCCACACGTCTGGATGGACCCGACATTGTGGAAGCACGTGACCTTGGCAATCCGCGACGCAATGAGCATCTCGGCCCCGGACAACGTTGACGTCTTTGCCGCCAATGCCTCGGCATATCTGAAAGAAATCGATGCACTGGCGGTCTATGCTGAAGGCATTCTTTCCAGCGTGCCTGAAAGCGCACGGGTGCTGATCACGGCCCACGACGCCTTCAACTATTTCGGCCGTGCTTATGGGTTCGAAGTTGTCGGTATTCAGGGCATCTCTACCGAAAGCGAGGCGGGTGTGAACCGCATTTCAACGTTGGTAGACACGATTGTCGACCGCCAGATCAGCGCGGTTTTCGTGGAAAGCTCGGTATCGGATCGCTCGATCCGCGCATTGGCCGAAGGGGCGGCTGCCAAAGGTCACGACCTGAAAATCGGCGGCGAGTTGTTCTCGGACGCCATGGGCCAACCGGGCACATACGAAGGCACCTATGTCGGCATGATCGACCACAACGCAACAATCATCGCTTCGGCGCTGGGCGGTGACGCCCCGGTGCGGGGCATGAACGGACGCCTCAGCGCCGGGAGTTGA
- a CDS encoding AsnC family transcriptional regulator, producing the protein MATLDDTDLKLLTALQQDAHMSAEALSSHLGLSSSQVGRRRQRLEVEGLIEGYRARLNAPKLGLSVQAFISVQMATHTPEKVKTFTRILKLRPEVTSAWTLTGEADYLLRVYCEDLSRLNTLIHEVLLPHPAVARVQSQIVMDQLKADAPLPI; encoded by the coding sequence ATGGCCACTCTGGACGATACGGATCTCAAACTTCTCACTGCACTGCAACAAGACGCCCATATGAGCGCCGAGGCGCTCAGTTCGCATCTGGGTCTGTCTTCCAGCCAGGTTGGCCGCCGCCGTCAGCGGTTAGAGGTCGAAGGGTTGATCGAAGGCTATCGCGCCCGGCTGAATGCGCCGAAACTGGGGCTGTCGGTGCAGGCGTTTATCTCGGTTCAGATGGCCACTCATACGCCGGAAAAGGTCAAAACCTTCACCCGCATTCTGAAACTGCGCCCCGAGGTCACTTCGGCGTGGACTTTGACCGGCGAGGCCGATTATCTGTTACGAGTTTATTGCGAAGACCTCTCTAGATTGAACACATTAATTCACGAAGTTCTGCTCCCCCACCCCGCGGTTGCGCGCGTGCAGAGCCAGATTGTCATGGATCAGCTGAAGGCCGACGCGCCTCTGCCGATCTGA